From Sander lucioperca isolate FBNREF2018 chromosome 14, SLUC_FBN_1.2, whole genome shotgun sequence, the proteins below share one genomic window:
- the LOC116062816 gene encoding electrogenic sodium bicarbonate cotransporter 1-like isoform X1, which yields MSSLLPCRVEDEAVLDRGASFVKHVCDEGEVEGHHTVYIGVHVPKSYHRRRRHRRKSSHKEKRERAEHSSEGYKSDGENADECPASILKPLISPAERIRFILGEEDDGPPPPQLFTELDELLAVDGQEMEWTETARWIKFEEKVEKGGERWSKPHVATLSLHSLMELKGCIEKGTIMLDLEASTLPQVVEMITDSQIEIGQLKADMKEKVMYTLLRKHRHQTKKSNLRSLADIGKSVSSASRLFTNQENVRTPPEQHPEPCLNPHDPEKPCEVMRSASMGYLCSPTTAHRNLTSNSLSDFSDKPEKDQLKNKFMKKLPRDAEASNVLVGEVDFLETPFVAFVRLQQAVMLGALTEVPVPTRFLFVLLGPKGKAKSYHEIGRAIATLMSDEVFHDIAYKAKDRQDLLAGIEEFLDEVIVLPPGEWDPDIRIEPPKSLPSSDKRKHMYAGSEAPQMNGDTPHDAGHGGGGGHEVGEELMFTKKFCGGLVLDIKRKLPFFASDFYDALHIQSLSAILFIYLGTVTNAITFGGLLGDATDNMQGVLESFLGTALTGAVFCLMAGQPLTILSSTGPVLVFERLLFTFSKDNELDYLEFRLWIGLWSGVFCLVLVATDASFLVQYFTRFTEEGFSALISFIFIYDAFKKMIKLAHHNPINSDYDPNLVTFYDCSCMPAGNSSHPLDVSAWTNSTDLSVNATWASLTKQQCLKVGGQLVGGACDYVPDITLMSLMLFLGTYTCSMGLKKFKASRFFPTTVRKLISDFAIILTILLFCGVDAFVGVDTPKLIVPSEFKPTSPLRGWFIPPFGRNPWWVYLAATIPAILVTILIFMDQQITAVIVNRKEHKLKKGAGYHLDLLLVSILIIICSFMGLPWYVAATVISIAHIDSLKMETETSAPGEQPKFLGVREQRVTGIFVFLLTGLSVFMAPILKFIPMPVLYGVFLYMGVASLNGVQFMDRLQLLLMPAKHQPDLIYLRHVPQRRIHLFTFIQVLCLALLWILKSTVAAIIFPVMILALVAVRKAMDWVFSQHDLSYLDDVIPEKDKKKKEDEKKKKNKKKGSIDSEIDFEINPRISLTRIQRAEHYFESPTVADLDRGPHTKGLPQIGIDRGSKDKAFFWRKGSESDL from the exons GTCACCACACTGTGTACATTGGTGTGCATGTTCCCAAGAGCTACCACCGCAGGAGACGCCACAGACGCAAGTCTAGCCACAAGGAGAAGCGGGAGCGAGCGGAACACAGTTCAGAAGGATACAAGTCGGATGGGGAGAACGCAGACGAATGCCCTGCAAGCATCCTCAAGCCTCTCA TTTCTCCAGCTGAGAGGATCAGGTTTATCCTGGGAGAGGAGGACGATGGCCCCCCACCCCCTCAGCTCTTCACCGAGCTGGACGAGCTCCTGGCTGTGGACGGCCAGGAGATGGAGTGGACGGAGACAGCCAG ATGGATCAAGTTTGAGGAGAAGGTGGAGAAGGGTGGCGAGCGCTGGAGCAAGCCTCACGTGGCCACGCTGTCCTTGCACAGCTTGATGGAACTGAAAGGGTGCATCGAGAAGGGAACCATCATGCTGGACCTGGAGGCCTCCACGCTGCCGCAGGTTGTCG AGATGATCACAGACAGCCAGATTGAGATTGGTCAATTGAAGGCGGACATGAAGGAGAAGGTCATGTACACGCTGCTACGGAAGCATCGTCACCAGACCAAGAAGTCTAACTTGCGCTCCCTTGCTGACATTGGCAAGAGTGTTTCCAGTGCAAGTAGGCTCTTTACCAACCAGGAGAATG TGCGCACCCCCCCTGAGCAGCACCCTGAGCCTTGTTTAAACCCACACGACCCAGAGAAACCATGCGAGGTCATGAGGAGCGCCAGCATGGGATACCTCT GTAGCCCGACTACAGCCCACAGAAACCTCACCTCCAACAGCCTGAGTGACTTCTCTGACAAACCAGAGAAGGATCAG CTGAAGAATAAGTTCATGAAAAAATTGCCCCGTGATGCAGAGGCATCAAACGTGCTGGTTGGAGAGGTGGACTTCCTGGAAACTCCCTTTGTGGCGTTTGTTCGTCTGCAACAGGCCGTCATGCTCGGGGCTCTGACCGAGGTCCCTGTGCCCACAAG ATTTCTCTTTGTCCTGCTGGGTCCCAAAGGTAAAGCAAAGTCCTATCATGAAATTGGAAGAGCCATTGCCACCCTGATGTCAGATGAG GTGTTCCATGATATTGCCTATAAAGCGAAGGACAGGCAGGACCTGCTGGCCGGTATCGAGGAGTTCCTGGATGAGGTCATAGTGCTGCCGCCCGGAGAGTGGGACCCTGACATCAGGATAGAGCCACCCAAGTCTCTGCCCTCCTCAGACAAAAG AAAGCACATGTATGCCGGATCGGAGGCGCCTCAGATGAACGGCGACACTCCCCATGATGCGGGACATGGGGGGGGAGGAGGACACGAAGTCGGAGAGGAGCTTATGTTCACTAAAAA GTTTTGTGGAGGTCTTGTCCTGGATATCAAGCGGAAGCTGCCGTTTTTTGCCAGCGACTTCTATGATGCGCTACATATCCAGTCTCTGTCGGCCATCTTGTTCATCTATCTGGGCACAGTCACCAATGCGATCACGTTTGGAGGCTTACTTGGTGATGCTACAGATAACATGCAG GGAGTGTTGGAAAGTTTCCTGGGTACGGCACTGACAGGAGCAGTGTTCTGCCTGATGGCTGGTCAGCCCCTGACGATTCTCAGCAGCACAGGTCCGGTGCTCGTCTTTGAAAGACTCCTCTTCACCTTCAGCAA AGACAACGAGCTAGACTACCTTGAGTTTCGGCTGTGGATCGGCCTGTGGTCGGGAGTATTCTGTCTGGTGCTGGTGGCCACGGATGCCAGCTTCCTGGTGCAGTACTTCACGCGATTCACCGAGGAAGGCTTCTCTGCGCTCATCAGCTTCATCTTCATCTACGACGCTTTCAAGAAGATGATAAAGCTGGCCCACCACAACCCGATCAACTCCGATTACGACCCCAACCTTGTCACTTTTTACGACTGCAGCTGCATGCCTGCTG GAAACTCCTCACATCCTCTTGATGTCTCTGCATGGACAAACAGTACTGATCTG TCTGTGAATGCCACCTGGGCGTCCCTGACCAAGCAGCAGTGTCTGAAGGTTGGGGGGCAGCTGGTGGGAGGGGCCTGTGACTATGTGCCTGACATCACCTTGATGTCCTTAATGTTGTTCCTTGGGACCTACACCTGCTCCATGGGTCTGAAGAAGTTCAAGGCGAGCCGCTTCTTCCCCACCACA GTGAGGAAGCTCATCAGTGACTTTGCGATCATCTTGACCATTCTCCTCTTCTGTGGCGTGGACGCCTTTGTCGGTGTGGACACTCCAAAGCTCATAGTGCCAAGCGAATTCAAG CCCACGAGTCCACTGAGGGGCTGGTTTATTCCTCCTTTTGGAAGGAACCCTTGGTGGGTGTACCTGGCAGCCACAATCCCCGCTATACTGGTCACCATTCTGATATTCATGGACCAGCAGATCACCGCTGTGATTGTCAACCGGAAAGAGCACAAACTCAAG aaAGGAGCAGGGTATCACTTGGACCTGTTATTGGTTTCCATCCTGATAATCATCTGCTCTTTCATGGGCCTGCCATGGTACGTGGCTGCCACGGTCATCTCCATCGCCCACATTGACTCTCTGAAAATGGAGACCGAGACGTCGGCCCCCGGGGAGCAGCCTAAATTCCTGGGTGTCAG GGAGCAAAGAGTCACCGGTATCTTTGTGTTCCTCCTGACAGGACTCTCTGTCTTCATGGCCCCGATCCTAAAG TTCATTCCCATGCCTGTGCTCTACGGTGTGTTCCTCTACATGGGTGTGGCATCACTCAATGGCGTCCAG TTCATGGACCGCCTGCAGCTGCTCCTGATGCCAGCCAAGCACCAGCCGGACCTGATCTACCTGCGGCACGTCCCACAGAGACGCATCCACCTCTTCACCTTCATCCAGGTCCTGTGTTTGGCCCTCCTCTGGATCCTGAAGTCCACCGTGGCTGCCATCATCTTCCCTGTCATG ATCTTGGCGTTGGTTGCCGTTCGCAAGGCCATGGACTGGGTGTTCTCCCAACATGACCTCAGCTACCTGGACGACGTCATCCCAGAGaaagacaagaaaaagaaagaggatgagaagaagaagaaaaacaagaagaagGGAAGCATAGACAGCGAAATCGACTTC
- the LOC116062816 gene encoding electrogenic sodium bicarbonate cotransporter 1-like isoform X5, which translates to MSSLLPCRVEDEAVLDRGASFVKHVCDEGEVEGHHTVYIGVHVPKSYHRRRRHRRKSSHKEKRERAEHSSEGYKSDGENADECPASILKPLISPAERIRFILGEEDDGPPPPQLFTELDELLAVDGQEMEWTETARWIKFEEKVEKGGERWSKPHVATLSLHSLMELKGCIEKGTIMLDLEASTLPQVVEMITDSQIEIGQLKADMKEKVMYTLLRKHRHQTKKSNLRSLADIGKSVSSASRLFTNQENVRTPPEQHPEPCLNPHDPEKPCEVMRSASMGYLCSPTTAHRNLTSNSLSDFSDKPEKDQLKNKFMKKLPRDAEASNVLVGEVDFLETPFVAFVRLQQAVMLGALTEVPVPTRFLFVLLGPKGKAKSYHEIGRAIATLMSDEVFHDIAYKAKDRQDLLAGIEEFLDEVIVLPPGEWDPDIRIEPPKSLPSSDKRKHMYAGSEAPQMNGDTPHDAGHGGGGGHEVGEELMFTKKFCGGLVLDIKRKLPFFASDFYDALHIQSLSAILFIYLGTVTNAITFGGLLGDATDNMQGVLESFLGTALTGAVFCLMAGQPLTILSSTGPVLVFERLLFTFSKDNELDYLEFRLWIGLWSGVFCLVLVATDASFLVQYFTRFTEEGFSALISFIFIYDAFKKMIKLAHHNPINSDYDPNLVTFYDCSCMPAGNSSHPLDVSAWTNSTDLSVNATWASLTKQQCLKVGGQLVGGACDYVPDITLMSLMLFLGTYTCSMGLKKFKASRFFPTTVRKLISDFAIILTILLFCGVDAFVGVDTPKLIVPSEFKPTSPLRGWFIPPFGRNPWWVYLAATIPAILVTILIFMDQQITAVIVNRKEHKLKKGAGYHLDLLLVSILIIICSFMGLPWYVAATVISIAHIDSLKMETETSAPGEQPKFLGVREQRVTGIFVFLLTGLSVFMAPILKFIPMPVLYGVFLYMGVASLNGVQFMDRLQLLLMPAKHQPDLIYLRHVPQRRIHLFTFIQVLCLALLWILKSTVAAIIFPVMILALVAVRKAMDWVFSQHDLSYLDDVIPEKDKKKKEDEKKKKNKKKGSIDSEIDFEINPRISLTRIQRAEHYFESPTVAE; encoded by the exons GTCACCACACTGTGTACATTGGTGTGCATGTTCCCAAGAGCTACCACCGCAGGAGACGCCACAGACGCAAGTCTAGCCACAAGGAGAAGCGGGAGCGAGCGGAACACAGTTCAGAAGGATACAAGTCGGATGGGGAGAACGCAGACGAATGCCCTGCAAGCATCCTCAAGCCTCTCA TTTCTCCAGCTGAGAGGATCAGGTTTATCCTGGGAGAGGAGGACGATGGCCCCCCACCCCCTCAGCTCTTCACCGAGCTGGACGAGCTCCTGGCTGTGGACGGCCAGGAGATGGAGTGGACGGAGACAGCCAG ATGGATCAAGTTTGAGGAGAAGGTGGAGAAGGGTGGCGAGCGCTGGAGCAAGCCTCACGTGGCCACGCTGTCCTTGCACAGCTTGATGGAACTGAAAGGGTGCATCGAGAAGGGAACCATCATGCTGGACCTGGAGGCCTCCACGCTGCCGCAGGTTGTCG AGATGATCACAGACAGCCAGATTGAGATTGGTCAATTGAAGGCGGACATGAAGGAGAAGGTCATGTACACGCTGCTACGGAAGCATCGTCACCAGACCAAGAAGTCTAACTTGCGCTCCCTTGCTGACATTGGCAAGAGTGTTTCCAGTGCAAGTAGGCTCTTTACCAACCAGGAGAATG TGCGCACCCCCCCTGAGCAGCACCCTGAGCCTTGTTTAAACCCACACGACCCAGAGAAACCATGCGAGGTCATGAGGAGCGCCAGCATGGGATACCTCT GTAGCCCGACTACAGCCCACAGAAACCTCACCTCCAACAGCCTGAGTGACTTCTCTGACAAACCAGAGAAGGATCAG CTGAAGAATAAGTTCATGAAAAAATTGCCCCGTGATGCAGAGGCATCAAACGTGCTGGTTGGAGAGGTGGACTTCCTGGAAACTCCCTTTGTGGCGTTTGTTCGTCTGCAACAGGCCGTCATGCTCGGGGCTCTGACCGAGGTCCCTGTGCCCACAAG ATTTCTCTTTGTCCTGCTGGGTCCCAAAGGTAAAGCAAAGTCCTATCATGAAATTGGAAGAGCCATTGCCACCCTGATGTCAGATGAG GTGTTCCATGATATTGCCTATAAAGCGAAGGACAGGCAGGACCTGCTGGCCGGTATCGAGGAGTTCCTGGATGAGGTCATAGTGCTGCCGCCCGGAGAGTGGGACCCTGACATCAGGATAGAGCCACCCAAGTCTCTGCCCTCCTCAGACAAAAG AAAGCACATGTATGCCGGATCGGAGGCGCCTCAGATGAACGGCGACACTCCCCATGATGCGGGACATGGGGGGGGAGGAGGACACGAAGTCGGAGAGGAGCTTATGTTCACTAAAAA GTTTTGTGGAGGTCTTGTCCTGGATATCAAGCGGAAGCTGCCGTTTTTTGCCAGCGACTTCTATGATGCGCTACATATCCAGTCTCTGTCGGCCATCTTGTTCATCTATCTGGGCACAGTCACCAATGCGATCACGTTTGGAGGCTTACTTGGTGATGCTACAGATAACATGCAG GGAGTGTTGGAAAGTTTCCTGGGTACGGCACTGACAGGAGCAGTGTTCTGCCTGATGGCTGGTCAGCCCCTGACGATTCTCAGCAGCACAGGTCCGGTGCTCGTCTTTGAAAGACTCCTCTTCACCTTCAGCAA AGACAACGAGCTAGACTACCTTGAGTTTCGGCTGTGGATCGGCCTGTGGTCGGGAGTATTCTGTCTGGTGCTGGTGGCCACGGATGCCAGCTTCCTGGTGCAGTACTTCACGCGATTCACCGAGGAAGGCTTCTCTGCGCTCATCAGCTTCATCTTCATCTACGACGCTTTCAAGAAGATGATAAAGCTGGCCCACCACAACCCGATCAACTCCGATTACGACCCCAACCTTGTCACTTTTTACGACTGCAGCTGCATGCCTGCTG GAAACTCCTCACATCCTCTTGATGTCTCTGCATGGACAAACAGTACTGATCTG TCTGTGAATGCCACCTGGGCGTCCCTGACCAAGCAGCAGTGTCTGAAGGTTGGGGGGCAGCTGGTGGGAGGGGCCTGTGACTATGTGCCTGACATCACCTTGATGTCCTTAATGTTGTTCCTTGGGACCTACACCTGCTCCATGGGTCTGAAGAAGTTCAAGGCGAGCCGCTTCTTCCCCACCACA GTGAGGAAGCTCATCAGTGACTTTGCGATCATCTTGACCATTCTCCTCTTCTGTGGCGTGGACGCCTTTGTCGGTGTGGACACTCCAAAGCTCATAGTGCCAAGCGAATTCAAG CCCACGAGTCCACTGAGGGGCTGGTTTATTCCTCCTTTTGGAAGGAACCCTTGGTGGGTGTACCTGGCAGCCACAATCCCCGCTATACTGGTCACCATTCTGATATTCATGGACCAGCAGATCACCGCTGTGATTGTCAACCGGAAAGAGCACAAACTCAAG aaAGGAGCAGGGTATCACTTGGACCTGTTATTGGTTTCCATCCTGATAATCATCTGCTCTTTCATGGGCCTGCCATGGTACGTGGCTGCCACGGTCATCTCCATCGCCCACATTGACTCTCTGAAAATGGAGACCGAGACGTCGGCCCCCGGGGAGCAGCCTAAATTCCTGGGTGTCAG GGAGCAAAGAGTCACCGGTATCTTTGTGTTCCTCCTGACAGGACTCTCTGTCTTCATGGCCCCGATCCTAAAG TTCATTCCCATGCCTGTGCTCTACGGTGTGTTCCTCTACATGGGTGTGGCATCACTCAATGGCGTCCAG TTCATGGACCGCCTGCAGCTGCTCCTGATGCCAGCCAAGCACCAGCCGGACCTGATCTACCTGCGGCACGTCCCACAGAGACGCATCCACCTCTTCACCTTCATCCAGGTCCTGTGTTTGGCCCTCCTCTGGATCCTGAAGTCCACCGTGGCTGCCATCATCTTCCCTGTCATG ATCTTGGCGTTGGTTGCCGTTCGCAAGGCCATGGACTGGGTGTTCTCCCAACATGACCTCAGCTACCTGGACGACGTCATCCCAGAGaaagacaagaaaaagaaagaggatgagaagaagaagaaaaacaagaagaagGGAAGCATAGACAGCGAAATCGACTTC